From the genome of Gracilibacillus salitolerans, one region includes:
- a CDS encoding peptide ABC transporter substrate-binding protein, whose amino-acid sequence MKHNKWWLLVLALFLGLVLAACSDASDSTEEDQAEENPGDSSEEEKAEEENPSNGEKVLRFASTSDIPTMDPILAEDNVSFQYTDTVYEGLYRLAPEGEIVSGIAKKDETEVSEDGLTYTFHLREDAQWENGDPVTAHDFVYGWQRAINPDNGSFYANYLMNGKVKNAAEIYITEDEESDVEPLDPSELGVSAPDDYTFVVELEKPVPYFESYAAFPTFLPMNQEFVEEQGDDFALTPDSILSNGPFKMTEWNTEAGWELEKNDTYWDAENVGLDGISVKVIKDADTALSNYEVGELDRVTLSGTQVQDNQTSPEFHSLTETTIFWLKFNQDSESVSEYMQNVNFRKALAKAFNKQAYIDVVYGNDSTPVNFFVPEGFVEHPETGEDFQTGSDVLAYDVEVAQELWATAKEEIGFDEVTLSFLSGDSDVAKNISEFMKTELESNLDGLTIEANNVPWAQQLEIMHEQDYELAVSGWGPDYKDAVSFVDLWVTDGENNDIGYSNEEYDALVKAVKGELATRPSERFEAMQEAEKIALEEAAIGPIMQRKTSVLAKDYLKGMESLNPFGNDYSFKYVDIVK is encoded by the coding sequence ATGAAACATAACAAATGGTGGTTGTTAGTGTTAGCACTCTTTCTTGGTTTAGTACTAGCTGCGTGTTCCGATGCAAGCGATAGCACAGAAGAAGATCAGGCAGAAGAAAATCCGGGTGATAGCTCAGAAGAGGAAAAGGCTGAAGAAGAAAATCCAAGCAATGGTGAAAAAGTTTTACGATTTGCATCTACTTCTGATATACCGACAATGGATCCCATCTTAGCAGAAGATAATGTATCTTTTCAATACACAGATACAGTGTATGAAGGGTTATACCGCTTGGCTCCTGAAGGTGAAATTGTTTCTGGTATTGCTAAGAAGGATGAAACAGAAGTCAGTGAAGATGGATTAACGTATACTTTTCATTTGCGTGAAGATGCACAATGGGAAAATGGTGATCCTGTCACTGCACATGATTTCGTTTATGGATGGCAACGTGCCATTAATCCGGATAACGGATCATTCTATGCTAACTACTTAATGAATGGCAAAGTTAAAAACGCTGCGGAAATCTATATAACTGAAGATGAAGAATCAGATGTAGAACCATTAGATCCGTCTGAATTAGGAGTAAGCGCTCCTGATGATTACACTTTTGTTGTTGAATTAGAAAAGCCAGTACCTTATTTTGAATCTTATGCTGCTTTCCCAACATTCTTGCCGATGAATCAAGAATTTGTTGAAGAACAAGGTGATGATTTCGCTCTAACACCGGATAGTATTCTTTCAAATGGACCTTTCAAAATGACGGAATGGAATACAGAAGCAGGTTGGGAATTAGAAAAAAATGACACGTACTGGGATGCAGAAAATGTGGGATTAGATGGTATTTCTGTAAAAGTAATTAAAGATGCAGATACAGCACTTTCAAACTATGAAGTTGGTGAATTAGACCGAGTTACCTTATCAGGTACGCAGGTACAAGATAATCAAACAAGTCCAGAATTCCATTCGCTTACGGAAACAACTATTTTCTGGCTAAAGTTTAATCAAGATTCTGAATCTGTAAGCGAGTATATGCAAAATGTTAACTTTAGAAAAGCATTAGCAAAAGCATTCAATAAACAAGCATATATTGACGTTGTTTATGGCAACGACTCAACTCCAGTTAATTTCTTTGTTCCGGAAGGATTTGTTGAGCATCCAGAAACAGGAGAGGATTTCCAAACAGGTAGTGATGTTTTAGCCTATGACGTGGAGGTAGCACAAGAACTATGGGCAACAGCAAAAGAAGAAATAGGGTTTGATGAAGTGACATTATCTTTCTTAAGTGGAGACAGTGATGTAGCAAAAAATATTAGTGAATTCATGAAAACAGAACTAGAAAGCAATTTAGATGGTTTAACAATAGAAGCCAACAATGTCCCATGGGCACAACAATTAGAAATTATGCACGAACAAGATTATGAATTAGCAGTTTCTGGTTGGGGACCTGACTATAAAGACGCTGTTTCTTTCGTAGACCTTTGGGTAACAGATGGAGAAAACAATGACATTGGATATTCTAACGAAGAATATGACGCACTTGTAAAAGCTGTAAAAGGAGAGCTTGCAACAAGACCGTCAGAACGTTTCGAAGCAATGCAAGAAGCAGAAAAAATCGCGTTAGAGGAAGCTGCAATTGGACCAATTATGCAACGTAAAACTTCTGTACTTGCTAAAGACTATTTAAAAGGTATGGAATCACTAAATCCATTCGGCAACGATTATAGCTTCAAATATGTTGATATAGTTAAGTAA
- a CDS encoding chemotaxis protein CheX, translating to MSSSTEVNTNEIIKELYNGSVQTIKNVVPVEHQFESPKMSTNPLNIKYGVLIGYSGTFKGDLLIQADHNVFSSIGEALYGMQLSEDMLDSFSGELGNMLAGGLSTHLANAGIDTDITHPTIISGNANLTGFKRILEVEIHYPSIGDMKMSLLLNQ from the coding sequence ATGTCATCATCAACTGAAGTGAATACTAATGAGATCATCAAAGAATTATACAATGGATCTGTCCAAACCATTAAAAATGTTGTACCAGTTGAACATCAATTTGAATCACCAAAAATGTCTACTAATCCTTTAAATATAAAGTATGGAGTATTGATTGGATATAGTGGAACATTTAAAGGGGATTTATTAATTCAAGCGGATCACAATGTATTTAGTTCTATTGGAGAAGCTTTGTATGGGATGCAGTTGTCAGAAGATATGTTAGATTCTTTCTCGGGTGAATTAGGTAATATGTTGGCAGGTGGGCTTTCTACTCATTTAGCAAATGCAGGTATTGATACAGACATCACACATCCAACTATCATAAGTGGTAATGCAAATTTAACTGGTTTTAAGAGAATACTTGAGGTAGAAATACACTATCCAAGCATTGGTGATATGAAAATGTCACTTTTATTAAATCAATAA
- a CDS encoding chemotaxis protein CheW, producing the protein MEETITKTIIFKLNNQEYGANIDQIRSIERLEDIVSLPQTSDFIKGIINLRGSVTPIIDLRTRLGMKETEPTEQTRVLIANVRDVQVGLIVDEATDVIDISPEVVDDAPELVKGVDYRYMKGVAKLADRGMLLLLDLDYVLSLDEINQVQQVADE; encoded by the coding sequence ATGGAAGAAACCATAACAAAAACAATTATTTTTAAATTAAATAATCAAGAATACGGTGCAAATATTGATCAAATACGATCCATTGAAAGACTAGAAGACATTGTTTCATTACCGCAAACATCTGATTTTATTAAAGGAATCATCAATTTGCGTGGTAGTGTGACTCCGATTATCGATTTACGTACGAGACTTGGAATGAAAGAGACAGAACCAACCGAACAGACAAGAGTACTAATTGCAAATGTTCGCGATGTACAAGTAGGCTTAATTGTGGATGAAGCAACAGATGTCATTGATATTTCACCAGAAGTAGTGGATGATGCACCTGAGCTAGTGAAAGGTGTAGATTATCGATATATGAAAGGTGTAGCCAAACTAGCAGATCGGGGTATGTTACTTTTATTAGACCTTGATTATGTATTAAGTTTGGATGAGATCAATCAAGTTCAACAAGTAGCAGATGAATAA
- a CDS encoding response regulator, which translates to MARVLIVDDAAFMRMQLKNIFTNLGYEVVGEAENGQQAAGLYEELQPDIVSMDITMPEMNGVEATKEIKSKDANATIIMCSAMGQQQMVLDAIKAGASDFIVKPFTEDRVKETLDKLI; encoded by the coding sequence TTGGCACGAGTGTTAATTGTAGACGATGCTGCCTTTATGCGCATGCAATTAAAAAATATTTTTACAAATTTAGGATATGAAGTAGTTGGAGAAGCAGAAAACGGACAACAAGCAGCAGGTTTGTATGAAGAATTACAACCAGATATTGTTTCGATGGATATTACAATGCCCGAAATGAACGGTGTAGAGGCAACGAAAGAGATAAAAAGTAAAGATGCCAACGCAACGATCATTATGTGTTCTGCAATGGGGCAGCAACAAATGGTATTAGATGCCATAAAAGCAGGTGCCTCTGATTTTATTGTAAAACCATTCACAGAAGACCGTGTAAAAGAAACATTAGATAAACTAATATAA
- a CDS encoding YczE/YyaS/YitT family protein produces MLQKIARSFIIYILGIITLTLGISLTIQSQLGASPFDALLVGLYRSFGLSIGSWEIIVGFSIVMINALAIKVKPELFAMLTSLITGIGIDSWLFIQGSWLTPGGWLEQCILLLLGIIFSGIGIAIYLESSFAPNPMDRSMVILTDKTGLSFGKSRAIISIALVIIALLFQGDVGIGTLLNALFTGVIIQALRPYIVSFKQKYVVRNIKAS; encoded by the coding sequence ATGTTACAAAAAATAGCACGATCTTTTATTATATATATATTAGGTATTATCACGTTAACACTGGGTATTTCGTTAACTATTCAATCTCAATTAGGAGCATCACCCTTCGATGCCTTGCTCGTAGGTTTATATCGATCATTCGGATTGTCCATTGGAAGTTGGGAAATTATCGTCGGCTTCAGTATAGTAATGATCAATGCACTTGCAATAAAAGTCAAGCCTGAATTATTTGCGATGCTAACTTCATTAATCACTGGTATCGGGATTGATTCGTGGTTATTTATTCAGGGGTCTTGGTTAACACCTGGCGGTTGGTTGGAACAATGTATTTTACTTCTACTTGGTATCATTTTTTCCGGGATCGGGATTGCAATTTATTTAGAATCTAGCTTTGCGCCTAATCCAATGGACCGCTCCATGGTTATTTTAACGGATAAAACAGGATTATCGTTTGGTAAATCTCGTGCTATAATAAGTATTGCTTTAGTTATCATTGCTCTTCTCTTTCAAGGAGATGTCGGGATTGGCACATTGCTTAATGCGTTATTTACTGGTGTTATTATCCAAGCATTACGACCATATATAGTTTCGTTTAAGCAGAAATATGTTGTTCGTAATATCAAAGCTAGTTAA
- a CDS encoding Ger(x)C family spore germination protein, producing MQTNRIWLILICCLLLTGCIKTKILDDVELIMTFGYDWDPATETYKGSAVAPVYGRSEQTEMGDNISYTGNAKTFQDINAFIQTEAPFQVEIGNIIAILFGEELMNKGIEDILYGINEVPDLGRDISVAIVQGDAETLLKADYNMELTLSRFIEKLIENNSKSNIPKMNLHQFNYRLVGEGMDPFLPILKQSETSIDIAALGMMKDDKLVHQIPYERFFVFKLLYEDCEDHTYEFEWEEKKKTIAISSIRSTRSLHWKSKGEVVIKADISGTLTESKKGTIKTFAEKKELEQAVSKTLQEEGHKLIQKFQELEIDPLMIGASAKSKFRDWKPKEWESQYPEITITPDVSFELDLSNIVQ from the coding sequence ATGCAAACAAATAGAATCTGGCTTATATTGATATGTTGCTTATTATTAACAGGTTGTATCAAAACAAAAATACTTGACGATGTCGAATTAATCATGACGTTTGGCTACGATTGGGATCCTGCTACGGAAACCTACAAAGGAAGCGCTGTTGCTCCCGTTTATGGCCGGAGCGAGCAAACGGAGATGGGTGATAATATAAGCTATACGGGTAATGCTAAAACTTTTCAGGATATTAATGCCTTTATTCAGACGGAAGCACCATTTCAAGTAGAAATTGGTAATATAATAGCTATTTTATTTGGCGAGGAACTCATGAACAAAGGCATCGAGGATATTCTTTACGGCATTAATGAAGTACCGGATCTGGGACGGGATATTAGTGTAGCAATTGTACAAGGAGATGCAGAAACACTATTGAAAGCGGATTATAATATGGAATTAACACTTTCGCGGTTCATCGAGAAACTTATTGAAAATAATAGTAAATCAAATATTCCTAAGATGAATTTGCATCAATTTAATTATCGTCTAGTCGGAGAAGGAATGGATCCTTTCCTTCCCATCTTGAAACAAAGTGAAACTTCTATCGATATAGCAGCATTAGGTATGATGAAAGATGATAAATTGGTTCATCAAATCCCCTATGAGCGATTTTTTGTATTTAAATTATTATATGAAGATTGTGAAGACCATACGTATGAATTTGAATGGGAAGAAAAAAAGAAAACCATAGCCATTAGCTCGATTCGATCAACAAGAAGTTTACATTGGAAATCAAAAGGGGAGGTAGTCATTAAGGCTGATATCAGTGGTACGTTAACAGAATCAAAAAAAGGGACAATTAAAACTTTTGCAGAAAAAAAAGAACTGGAACAGGCTGTTTCAAAAACACTACAAGAGGAAGGGCATAAATTAATACAGAAATTTCAAGAGTTAGAGATTGATCCTCTAATGATTGGTGCTTCTGCCAAAAGTAAATTTAGAGATTGGAAACCAAAAGAATGGGAATCTCAATATCCAGAAATAACTATTACCCCTGACGTCTCTTTCGAATTAGATTTAAGTAACATTGTTCAATAA
- a CDS encoding GerAB/ArcD/ProY family transporter, with translation MSIILTGLLTTFIIVIIWKIVGDQQIDFMGVHQYIFGNLLGKLLTFIFGLYLFIISIIVLVSYIEIIQIWFFPDMSIHFFLFILLVLILYICLGGFRTVVGFAFFSVFFTAFLAIFKYKAFMVGHFSNLLPVFNTPPKDIILAMEPMSFCLLGIELILVYAPFIHRFQSGLKWAISSNIFTTSVYLFSAIAIFMYYNEQHIQLVSWPTLQLWKVINFPIIERFEYVGISLHLIAIIASSCLYFWASMQSFHRITTFSFRKISIFCALIGVSSIYFIHNFLIIEKITTIMSRVGLVLLFIYIPLLYLFHKIATGVKKKHANK, from the coding sequence ATTAGCATTATTCTAACCGGTTTACTTACAACATTTATTATTGTCATCATTTGGAAAATAGTGGGCGATCAGCAGATTGACTTCATGGGTGTTCATCAGTATATATTTGGTAACTTACTTGGGAAATTGTTAACATTCATATTCGGTTTGTATCTGTTTATTATATCCATCATTGTATTAGTTTCCTATATCGAAATTATTCAAATATGGTTCTTCCCAGATATGTCCATCCACTTTTTCCTGTTTATTTTACTTGTTTTAATATTATATATTTGTCTTGGTGGATTTCGAACAGTGGTCGGTTTCGCATTTTTCAGTGTTTTTTTTACTGCATTTTTGGCAATTTTTAAATATAAAGCTTTTATGGTTGGTCATTTTAGTAATTTGTTACCTGTTTTTAATACTCCACCAAAAGATATCATTCTAGCTATGGAACCAATGTCCTTTTGTTTATTAGGGATTGAATTAATTTTAGTTTATGCGCCGTTTATACATCGTTTTCAATCAGGATTAAAGTGGGCCATTTCAAGTAATATTTTTACAACGTCAGTCTACCTTTTTTCAGCGATTGCAATATTTATGTATTACAATGAGCAGCATATTCAGTTAGTATCCTGGCCAACTCTACAATTATGGAAGGTTATTAACTTTCCGATTATAGAAAGGTTTGAATATGTTGGGATTAGCTTGCATTTGATTGCCATTATAGCAAGCAGTTGTTTATATTTTTGGGCAAGTATGCAAAGTTTTCATCGGATTACTACATTCTCTTTTCGAAAAATTAGCATCTTTTGTGCACTCATAGGGGTTTCAAGTATTTATTTTATTCACAATTTTCTTATCATCGAAAAAATAACTACCATCATGTCAAGAGTTGGTCTAGTTTTATTATTTATCTATATCCCTTTATTATATCTTTTCCATAAAATCGCAACAGGAGTGAAGAAAAAACATGCAAACAAATAG
- a CDS encoding spore germination protein produces MNHFKPDISQMVSPFLLFYIIHATQIGEGILSFERQIASIAGYDS; encoded by the coding sequence ATGAATCATTTTAAACCGGACATATCACAAATGGTTTCGCCGTTTTTGTTATTCTATATTATTCATGCTACTCAGATTGGAGAAGGAATATTAAGTTTTGAACGTCAAATTGCAAGTATTGCCGGTTATGATTCCTAG
- a CDS encoding spore germination protein, producing MIRKKILNNRKQDKQQNKEIKNFDDLLHIMKDSDDFKHITLGNVNNIEIFYYQSLINLDKIEANLFGKLEDAKIDNLDVLENLLPFSETEITSDIKKMEEKLLTGFIALKLTNNSPNILLIPAKFEVDRQVTQPEIEFSVLGPKLAFIEDLNTNINLIRKRIKLPQLHVKNLQVGKVTKTDISIVYLDGVANQQNVDTIEQRISDVEYDQVMDSSFIAQMISDNSQSPFPQFMDTERPDRVSSALVEGKIAIVVDGSPHVLIAPTTLVEFFASYEDYFLTWPIASAFRIIRIFAVIFSVLITPMYVAVLTYHYHIVPGDLLGTLISSRKDIPFPPILEVLILELTIELLREAGARLPTKIGQTIGIVGGIVIGTAAVEAGLTSNVLLILVALAALASFTTPIYRIGNTIRLLRFPFIIFAQMWGLIGIIIAIMFLITHLLRLTSIGRPFLEPLYPPRWRDLKDAMIRLPFNFQGARPIITTAKDKNRINTNRTRLKKGKGK from the coding sequence ATGATAAGAAAAAAAATCTTAAATAATCGAAAGCAAGATAAACAACAAAATAAAGAAATTAAAAATTTCGATGACCTACTCCATATAATGAAAGATAGTGATGATTTCAAGCATATCACTCTTGGAAACGTTAATAATATTGAGATCTTTTATTATCAATCGCTAATTAATTTAGATAAGATTGAAGCTAATCTCTTTGGGAAATTAGAAGACGCAAAGATTGATAACCTTGATGTATTAGAAAATTTGCTGCCTTTTTCTGAGACAGAAATAACATCAGATATTAAAAAAATGGAAGAGAAATTATTAACTGGCTTTATTGCTCTAAAACTTACTAATAATAGTCCAAACATATTACTTATTCCTGCTAAATTTGAAGTGGATCGACAAGTAACCCAACCCGAAATTGAATTCAGTGTTCTTGGTCCTAAACTTGCTTTCATCGAAGATTTAAATACGAATATTAATCTAATTCGAAAAAGAATAAAATTACCTCAATTACATGTAAAAAACCTTCAAGTAGGTAAGGTTACAAAAACTGATATTTCCATTGTCTATTTAGACGGAGTCGCCAATCAGCAAAATGTCGATACCATTGAGCAAAGAATTTCCGATGTAGAATATGACCAGGTCATGGACAGTTCATTTATTGCTCAAATGATTTCAGATAATTCTCAATCACCGTTTCCACAGTTTATGGATACCGAACGACCAGACAGAGTCAGCAGTGCTTTAGTGGAAGGAAAAATCGCAATCGTCGTTGATGGCTCACCTCATGTGTTAATTGCACCAACTACACTAGTTGAATTCTTTGCATCCTATGAAGATTATTTTTTAACTTGGCCCATTGCGAGCGCATTTCGAATTATTCGTATTTTTGCTGTCATCTTTTCTGTACTCATTACACCTATGTATGTTGCCGTGTTAACTTATCATTATCACATTGTTCCTGGAGACCTTTTGGGAACCTTAATTTCCTCTAGGAAGGATATTCCATTCCCTCCGATACTTGAAGTTTTAATTTTAGAATTAACGATCGAGTTATTACGAGAAGCTGGTGCACGACTTCCAACAAAAATCGGTCAAACAATCGGTATCGTTGGTGGTATTGTGATCGGAACAGCGGCAGTGGAAGCAGGACTCACAAGTAACGTATTACTGATTTTGGTCGCATTAGCAGCACTGGCATCTTTCACGACACCTATCTATCGGATTGGTAATACCATACGATTACTGCGTTTTCCGTTCATTATATTTGCCCAGATGTGGGGACTTATCGGTATTATTATTGCGATTATGTTTCTCATCACACATCTTTTAAGATTAACTTCAATCGGCAGACCATTCCTAGAACCTTTATATCCTCCCCGTTGGAGAGATCTAAAGGATGCTATGATACGCTTACCCTTTAATTTCCAAGGAGCAAGACCCATCATTACTACAGCCAAAGATAAGAATCGGATAAATACTAATAGAACAAGGCTAAAGAAAGGCAAAGGAAAGTAG
- a CDS encoding acyl-CoA dehydrogenase family protein encodes MDLSSNFLQTDRHEMLYHKAEKLAMKIKNRKQQADSEATLPKENIEDLRKENYLSLTLPKEYGGESLSLYEFLLMQEKLAEGDGSTALSVGWHLGVVKELSEEKLWDPQKFDFIAKEVGEKQKLVNRCATEPATGSPTRGGIPETTAVLAGEEYVINGKKTFTTMALVLDYYIVTAYVKEKDAVGSILIPKETEGLSVDKTWDTLGMRGTGSDDLILENVRVPKENLVELSDKPKRPGPKGWLLHIPACYLGIALAARNDVIQFAKEFQPNSLNKPISEVEHIRNKVGEIDLKLLQARYFMYSVAEKWDTHPDKRGQLIKELGAVKLVATNSANEVVDLVMRIVGGRGLSKHMPFEQYYRDVRAGLHNPPMDDMVISSLAKNAFS; translated from the coding sequence ATGGACTTGTCAAGTAACTTTCTTCAAACAGACCGTCATGAAATGCTTTACCATAAAGCGGAGAAATTAGCTATGAAAATAAAAAATAGAAAGCAACAAGCCGATAGTGAGGCAACTTTACCTAAAGAAAATATTGAAGATTTACGGAAAGAAAACTATTTATCATTAACTTTACCAAAGGAATACGGTGGTGAATCACTGTCTTTGTATGAGTTTTTGCTTATGCAAGAAAAATTAGCAGAAGGCGATGGGTCAACGGCTCTATCTGTCGGCTGGCATTTAGGAGTAGTCAAAGAGTTGAGTGAAGAGAAATTATGGGATCCCCAAAAGTTTGATTTCATTGCCAAAGAAGTAGGGGAGAAACAAAAATTGGTAAATCGTTGTGCAACCGAACCTGCTACAGGAAGTCCAACACGTGGCGGAATTCCTGAAACCACTGCTGTTTTGGCTGGTGAAGAATATGTCATTAATGGTAAAAAAACATTTACAACCATGGCATTAGTGCTGGACTATTATATTGTAACGGCATATGTGAAAGAAAAAGATGCTGTCGGCTCTATATTAATTCCGAAAGAAACAGAAGGTCTAAGTGTTGACAAAACATGGGATACTCTAGGTATGCGTGGAACAGGTAGTGATGATTTAATTCTAGAGAATGTACGTGTACCAAAAGAGAATTTAGTAGAATTAAGTGATAAACCGAAGAGACCAGGTCCTAAAGGTTGGTTATTACATATTCCGGCTTGTTATCTAGGGATTGCGCTTGCAGCTCGTAATGATGTGATTCAATTTGCCAAAGAATTTCAACCAAACAGTTTAAATAAGCCGATATCTGAAGTGGAACATATTCGTAATAAAGTAGGAGAAATCGATTTAAAGCTATTACAGGCACGTTACTTTATGTATAGTGTTGCAGAGAAATGGGATACACATCCAGATAAACGTGGACAGTTAATAAAAGAATTGGGAGCTGTAAAGCTAGTTGCTACTAATAGTGCAAATGAAGTAGTCGATCTCGTGATGCGAATTGTTGGAGGGCGTGGTTTATCCAAACATATGCCGTTTGAGCAATATTACCGTGACGTCCGAGCAGGACTTCATAACCCACCAATGGATGATATGGTTATCTCCTCATTAGCAAAAAACGCATTTTCGTAA